Proteins co-encoded in one Malus domestica chromosome 09, GDT2T_hap1 genomic window:
- the LOC103453690 gene encoding U-box domain-containing protein 35-like, translated as MALFRQSSAAGDPGSTVVAIDRDKNSQLAVKWAVDNLLSNRTSHCILIHVRNRSLHPQDVGLVSKDGRPPTEDELQQFFLPYRGFCARKGIVAKEVIIHDIDVPSALIDYIVNNSICNIVVGASSRNAITRKFKDSDVPTCLFKSVPETCAVYVISKGRIQTSGSASRPQTPGSNAVTPRSRAVTPRSSAVTPRKSSLQAQLFNHTHGVSDFEDVIRKHFSDGSSNSASSDRVSLDKSTEFKQLMPPTAYRPGSTTNSPTQSVASFTSETSSHRNSASGCSDLSGPFSFQSNGSDNEGSGNSSNSQTPSGLDAEMRRLRVELKQTMDMYTSACKEATTAKQNAWEMQKWRTSEERKLEEAKLAEEAALAMADMERQKSKAATEAARMAQRLADLETQKRKIAERKAKQEAEESRRAIDALVNNQVRYRRYTIEEIEIATDYFNNSNKIGEGGYGPVYRAILDHTPVAIKVLRPDISQGQRQFQQEVEVLSCIRHPHMVILVGACPEYGCLVYEYMENGSLEDRLFCKNNTPPISWAIRFKISAEIATALLFLHQTKPEPLVHRDLKPGNILVNRNYVSKIADVGLARLVPPSIADSVTQYRMTAAAGTFCYIDPEYQQTGMLGVKSDIYSLGVMLLQIITARPAMGLSHQVEKAIEKGTFAEMLDPAVTNWPVEEALSFAKLALKCCELRKKDRPDLSTVILPELNRLRDLGMKNEATEVSCGHYSYTGSLPPMASTSTQSQDGMRENANVEMEIQRRSM; from the exons ATGGCACTTTTCAGACAATCATCAGCGGCCGGGGACCCCGGCTCCACCGTGGTCGCCATTGACAGAGACAAGAACAGCCAATTGGCAGTCAAATGGGCAGTTGATAATCTTTTGAGCAATAGGACCTCTCATTGCATCCTCATTCACGTTCGAAACCGCAGCTTGCATCCTC AGGATGTTGGTTTAGTTTCCAAAGATGGTCGCCCGCCAACTGAAGACGAGCTGCAACAGTTCTTTCTTCCCTACCGAGGATTCTGCGCACGAAAAGGG ATTGTAGCCAAGGAAGTGATCATCCACGACATCGATGTTCCAAGTGCGCTCATTGATTATATTGTCAACAACTCCATATGCAATATTGTTGTCGGCGCTTCCAGTCGCAATGCTATAACAAg AAAATTTAAGGATTCAGATGTGCCTACTTGCTTATTCAAATCTGTACCAGAAACCTGTGCGGTATATGTCATATCGAAAGGAAGAATTCAGACTTCAGGGTCGGCAAGCAGACCTCAAACACCGGGGAGTAATGCAGTTACACCGAGAAGTAGGGCAGTTACACCAAGAAGTAGCGCAGTTACTCCCAGGAAAAGTTCTCTACAGGCACAGCTTTTCAACCATACTCATGGCGTGTCGGACTTCGAAGATGTCATCAG AAAACATTTTAGTGACGGGAGCTCAAACAGTGCTAGCTCTGACAGAGTATCTTTAGATAAGAGCACCGAGTTTAAGCAGTTAATGCCACCAACGGCGTATAGGCCTGGCAGCACAACAAATTCACCAACACAGtcagttgcaagcttcacgtcaGAAACTTCATCTCATCGGAATTCTGCATCAGGTTGCAGTGATCTCTCAGGGCCATTTAGTTTCCAATCAAATGGTTCAGATAATGAAGGTTCTGGTAACTCTTCCAACTCGCAAACCCCA TCTGGCTTGGATGCCGAAATGAGGAGATTAAGGGTCGAACTGAAGCAAACCATGGACATGTATACTTCAGCTTGCAAAGAAGCTACTACAGCTAAACAGAAT GCGTGGGAGATGCAAAAATGGAGGACGTCAGAAGAGCGCAAGTTGGAGGAAGCCAAGCTAGCGGAAGAGGCTGCGCTGGCAATGGCAGATATGGAAAGGCAGAAGAGCAAAGCTGCAACGGAAGCAGCACGGATGGCACAAAGGCTAGCAGATCTGGAAACACAGAAGAGAAAAATTGCAGAAAGGAAAGCCAAGCAGGAAGCTGAAGAGAGCAGGAGAGCTATAGATGCTTTGGTGAACAATCAAGTTCGGTACAGAAGATACACCATTGAAGAGATTGAAATTGCAACAGATTACTTTAACAATTCAAACAAGATTGGAGAAGGTGGATATGGACCAGTTTATAGAGCGATTCTTGATCACACTCCTGTTGCCATCAAGGTCTTGAGGCCGGACATATCACAGGGGCAGAGGCAATTCCAACAGGAG GTTGAGGTTTTGAGCTGTATTAGGCATCCACACATGGTTATCCTAGTAGGCGCCTGCCCCGAGTATGGATGCCTTGTTTATGAGTACATGGAAAATGGAAGCTTAGAAGACCGCCTCTTCTGCAAGAACAATACTCCTCCAATCTCATGGGCAATTCGTTTCAAAATATCTGCTGAAATTGCCACTGCCCTCCTTTTCCTTCACCAAACAAAACCCGAGCCTCTGGTGCATCGTGACCTCAAGCCAGGAAACATTCTCGTAAACCGAAACTACGTAAGTAAGATTGCGGATGTAGGCTTGGCTAGGCTAGTTCCACCATCTATAGCTGATAGCGTCACTCAATACCGGATGACAGCAGCAGCTGGTACATTTTGTTACATTGATCCGGAGTATCAACAAACAGGAATGTTGGGTGTGAAATCGGACATATATTCTTTAGGAGTAATGCTATTGCAGATCATTACCGCAAGGCCTGCAATGGGTTTATCCCACCAAGTTGAGAAGGCTATCGAGAAAGGTACATTTGCTGAGATGCTTGATCCTGCAGTGACAAATTGGCCAGTTGAAGAGGCTTTATCATTTGCAAAACTAGCTTTGAAGTGTTGTGAGCTGAGGAAGAAAGATAGACCAGATCTCAGTACAGTCATCTTGCCTGAGCTGAACCGGCTGAGAGATCTCGGGATGAAGAATGAAGCGACTGAAGTTTCTTGTGGACATTATTCATACACGGGGTCACTTCCACCGATGGCGTCAACATCAACTCAGAGTCAG GATGGAATGAGAGAAAATGCTAATGTCGAAATGGAAATTCAACGTAGATCAATGTAA